In Rhodamnia argentea isolate NSW1041297 chromosome 4, ASM2092103v1, whole genome shotgun sequence, the following proteins share a genomic window:
- the LOC125314545 gene encoding topless-related protein 4-like, which translates to MTLNQGSPVKSMDFHPRQQILLLVGTDMGDVIVWEVGSRARTAVRNFKVWDLGTCSKALQASPANDSKASINRVMWSPDGILFGVAYSKHIVHIYLYLGGDDIRNHLEIEAHVGSVNDLAFSYPNQQLCVVTRGEDRSIKVWDAETGAQQYNFEGHKAPVYSICPHAIKIIQGTWFLRVLIRTHLIPVC; encoded by the exons ATGACCTTAAATCAAGGTTCACCTGTTAAGAGTATGGATTTCCATCCAAGGCAACAAATTTTGCTGCTCG TCGGGACAGATATGGGTGATGTCATTGTATGGGAGGTAGGcagccgtgcaaggaccgccgtaAGAAATTTCAAGGTTTGGGATCTAGGAACATGTTCAAAGGCGCTGCAG GCATCCCCGGCCAACGATAGTAAAGCATCGATTAACCGTGTAATGTGGAGTCCCGATGGAATCCTCTTTG GTGTTGCGTATTCCAAACACATAGTGCACATATACTTGTATCTTGGTGGTGATGACATAAGGAACCACCTTGAG ATTGAGGCTCATGTTGGAAGTGTTAATGATCTTGCCTTTTCATATCCAAACCAGCAGTTATGTGTTGTTACCCGTGGAGAGGACAGGTCGATCAAG GTATGGGATGCAGAGACGGGGGCTCAACAATACAACTTTGAGGGTCATAAAGCACCCGTGTATTCCATATGTCCACACGCGATAAAAATTATTCAAGGTACCTGGTTTTTACGAGTACTAATAAGGACACACTTGATTCCCGTTTGCTAA